The genome window CGACCGCCTACTCCACCGCGCTACTCCACCGCGGTCTTGATCGGCTCGGCCGCCGGCTCGTGGTTGCGGATGCCGATCGCCGACACCACGCCGCCGACGATGAGCAGACCGGCCGTCGCCAGCATGGCGCGGTGCATCCCGTCGACGTCGAGCTTCTGGCCGACGACGATCCCCGCCATCGCGACGGTGAGCAGTCCCGCGATGCGGGCGACCGCGTTGTTCACCGCAGACCCGATGCCCGCCTGGCCCGGGTGGATCGAGCCCAGGATCGCGCTGGTGAGCGGCGCGACCGTCATCGAGAGGCCGACGCCGAACAGCAGCACCGCGGGCAGCAGCTCCAGCCAGTAGTTCACCACCGGCCCGATCATCAGCAGCCAGAGGAAGCCCACCGACGCGACGATCGGCCCGACCGCCATGAAGAACCGGGGGCCGTACTTACCGGCCAGCCCGCCGAAGTAGCTGGACAGCAGCAGCATGCACAGCGTCGAGGGGATGAACACGAAGCCGGCGACGAACGCCGAGAACCCGGCGACCTGCTGCAGGAACAGCGTGACCATCAGCGGCCCGAACGACAGCGCGCCGTAGACGAAGGCGGTCGCGAGGTTGCCCACCCAGAAGTTGTGCACGGAGAACAGGCCGAGCGGCAGCATCGGCTGCTTGACCCGCGTCTCGGCGAAGAAGAAAGCCGCCAGTGAGAGCACGCCCACCACGAACGGGATCCAGACCCGCGGGCTGCCCCAGCCGTAGGCGCCCTGCTCGATGAGCGCGAACACCGTCCCGGCCAGACCGACCGAGCCCAGCACCGCGCCGAGGATGTCGACGCGGCCGCCCGTCCCCTTGTCGGTGTCGCCGAGGGTCATCATGAGCACGAGCGTCACGGCGATCGGCACGACGTTGATGACGAACACCCAGCGCCAGGACAGCGCGTCGACGAAGAAGCCGCCGACGACCGGTCCCGCGATCATCGCGATGCCCGTCCACGCCGTCCAGCGACCGATCGCCTTCGCCTGGGCCGGTCCCTCGAAGCGGGAGATGATGATCGCGAGGGAGGACGGCACCAGCAGCGCGCCCGCCACACCCTGGAGCGCACGGGAGAGCACGAGGAAGACGCCGGTCGGCGCGAACGCGCACAGCAGCGAGGTGATCGCGAACCCGATCAGCCCGACGTAGAGGATGCGCTTGCGCCCGAACACGTCCGACAGGGACCCGGCGATCAGGATCAGCGACCCGAGAGTCACCAGGTAGGCGTCCACCACCCACTGCTGCAGGGGCAGGCCGCCGCCGAGCTCCCGGTCGATCGCGGGCAGCGCGACGTTGATGACGGCTCCGTCGAGGAACGCCACGAAGCTGGCCAGGATCGCGATGAGAAGGACGCGCAACTGCAGTGACGTCATCTTCTCCGTGGCCATGTGCTCATTCAACGACCCGGCCGCCTCATAGCGCAAGGCGGGAGCGCGCGGGCGTACGGTTTCCCTGTGTCCGAGTTGTCGCACTCCGAGCGATCCTCCGGCCGTCGGGGACCGAGCCCGACGACGCTCATCCGCGCGGGCTGGATCGGGGTCCTCCTCGTCACGGCCGCCTTCCACGCCATCCGCGGCGCGCCCGCGGACGCGGCGATCTATCTCGCGGGCGCGGCCGTGCTCACCCTCGACGCGCTCGGCTGGCTGCGCGTCCCGCTCCGGATGCCCGCGGACCGGGACACCCTCTCCCGCCGCGTCATCGCCGGCACCCTGATCGCCGTCGCCTCGCTCACGCTCGGCGTCACTCCGCTCTACAGTCCGGCGGACACCGCGATCGTGGTGGAGCTCGGCGTGCTGCTCCTCCCGGTGGCCTGGTCGGACCGCTCCCGCCCGGACGCCGGTCCGCCAGGCGCCGCCGTCCGCCGCGCGGCGATCCTGTGGTCGATCGTCCTCGTCGCGGGCTGCGTCTGGGAGATCGGCGTGTTCTTCCTCGGCCGCGACCTCACGGGCAGCGAGAACGCCTATCCCGCGCTCTCGGACCTCATCGACCCGCTGCTGGCCTGGCCGCCCGCCCGCGTGCTCCTCGTGGCCTGCTGGCTGCTCGGCGGCTATGCGCTGCTGCGCCGCGGGAGGGCGTCATGACACGCGGGAGGGCGTCATGAGGTGGGTCACGATCGGCGGCTTCGTGCTGTGCGGGCTGCTCATCCTCGCTCTCGTCGTCCAGTCGCGGCGTCGGCCCGACCGCATCGCGCCGCTCGGCAGCCTCCTGGACCGGGTCATGGCGGACCGCGCCGCCCGGGTCACCATCCTGCTGTTCTGGTGGTGGATCGGCTGGCACTTCCTGGTCACGCCGCCGACCGCGTGAGGCGCACGCCGCCTGCGCTCAGTTGTTGCCCTTGGTGCAGGTCTGCTGCGCGGCCGTCTGGCCGGTGACGCTCTTCGGCAGCTCGACGGTGCCGGAGGCGCCGGTCGGGGCCGGCGTTCCCGACGCGCCGACCGGAGGGGCCGTCGTGGCTGCGCCGGTGGGGGTTTGGCTCGGAGCAGGCGCGGGCGTCGGCGTCGCGGTGGCGTTCGGGTCCTCGGCGGCGCGACCGGTCGTCCCGGTCAGCATGACCGGCTGGTCGTTGACCAGCGCCTGGTTCACCGCCGTCGACGCCTCCTCGTCCGGCACCACGCGGTTGACGTCGTCCGGGTCGGTCACGGCCGGGTACTGCAGGAAGACCATGTTCTGCAGCCCGGTGTCCTTGAGCGCGAGCGCGATCTCCACGAGCGTCGTCGGGTTGGTGAGCGTGTCGGACGGCGTGATGTTCTGCACCGCCGCCTTCGCCAGCGCGTACAGCTGCACGGGGTTGCCCAGGACTCCCCCGCTCACGATCTTGCGCGCCAGCGCGGACAGGAACACCTGCTGGTTGGAGATGCGGCCCAGGTCGCTGCCGTCGCCGACGCCGTGCCTGCTGCGCAGGAACGAGAGCGCCTCGTCGCCGACCAGCGTGCTCTGGCCGGCCGGGAGGTCGAGCGGCGGGTTGGTGTAGTCGTCCTTCACCTTCGACGCCAGGCAGACCGTGACCCCGCCCACCGCCGTGGACATCGCGCTCACGCCGTCGAAGTTGATGACGGCGCCGAACGGGATGGTCACACCAGTCAGCTTCTCGACCGTCAGCACCACGCAGGCGAGGCCCCCGCGCGAGAGCGCCGTGTTGAACATCGCGTACGACGAACCGCTCACCGTGCCCTTGCCGTCCGGGGTCGGGCAGGTCGGGATGCGCACCATCAGGTCGCGCGGGAAGCTGACGACGACCATGCTCTTGTGGTCCTCGGCGATGTGCAGCAGCATCGTGACGTCGTTGTTGCCCTCGCCGCTGCTCGCGTCCTGCTCCGCCGCGGAGCTGTAGACGCCGCCGAGGCCGCTGCGGCTGTCGGTCCCGGCCAGCAGGAGGTTGACGCCGCCCGGCAGGGCCGCGACGTTCGGGATGTCCTGCGGGATGGTGGTGTGGCCGGGCAGGGTGACCAGCGCTACGCCGTGCTTCACGGACCGCGCCACATCCCAGACCGCGTAGGCGGCGACCGACGCGCCGCTGACCAGCACCACGGCGACGACGGCGGCGAGCAGCTGGAAGACCGCGGTCACCGGCCTCCGTCGCGGCAGGCGCCCGTGCCGCACCGGCGCGGGCCCGCGCACGCGCAGGCGGCGCGGTGGCTCGTCGGTCATGCGGAATCCCCCGGGAACGTGCGGACAACTGGGCTGCTGGAATCCTAGCGACGCGCGCTTTCGGGTGGGGCCGGGGCGCGCGGTCGGTGCGGAAGGTGAAAGGGCGGACGATTCGAGCGCCCGGCGGGGTGAACCCGCCGGGCACGAGGGCCCGGGCGCGCCCTCCGGCGCCGTGGATTCCCGTGCGAATGGTGCGGATCCGCCCGTCCCGCGGCCGCCGTCCATCCTGGAATACCGGTGCTACGTTCACGTCGCCGTCGGCCAGGAGGCCGGCTCCGACCGTGAGGGAAAGGCAATGATGCAGGAAGCCGCAGCGTCCGAGAGGCGCGGAATGTCCAGGAGAACCAGAGCGGTGATCGGCCTGGGGGCCGTCGTCGCGATCGCGGCGGGTGTGACCGCTGCCGCCTTCACCGATTTCGCCAACCTCAACCTGGGGACCAACGGAATCGGCGCCGACCAGTACAACATCCAGGTCGTCGACACCGACCCCGTCACCGGCGCGCAGATCCCGGGCCAGTGGCAGGAGGCCGACACGCCCGCAGGCGCGCCGATCGAGATCACCGGCGCGAACACGATCTTCCCCGGCAGCGCGCCGATCTCGGTCGACATCCCGGTTCGGAACGCCTCGGCCACGCTGAGCTCGACCCTCACGGTCGGGCTCGCGCAGCTCCCCGACACCGCGACGGACATCACGGACCCGGACTACCTGTCCAGCCTGCGGTTCTCCGTCTCGCAGCCCGCGACGTCCCTGAGCCCGACGGCGATCAGCGTGACCGATCAGACCTACGCCCAGCTCAGCGCGCTGCAGCTCAACAACCTCGCCGCCGGTGAGGTGTCGGACGTGACCATCCAGATCCAGCTGCTCAGCCAGGCGCAGTCCGGGGCCACCTTCGACGACAACTCCCTGAACGGGAAGAAGGCGTTCATCCAGGCGCAGTTCAACGGCACGTCGACTCCCTGATCCGATGTCCTCCTCCACCATGCCGGCGCGTCGACGGTGGCGTCGCCCCGTCCTGTCCGCCGCGGGAGTGTGCGTCGCCTCGGCGATCGCCGTCACCGCCGCGAGCACAGTGAACTGGTCCGACGTCGTCGTCGCGCTCGACGGGAGCACGAACACCTTCGATCTGCAGGTGGCCGGCTCCGACGTGCCCGGCTGGGAACCGACCGCGGGCGAGTGGCGGCAGGGCCGCCCCGACCCCGTCGTCGTCGCGCTGCCCGCGGCCGTGCTCGAGCCGGGGTCCTCGGTCCAGGCCAGGGTCGCGGTCCGCAACAGCAGCCCGAGACTGGCCGGATCGATCAGCGTCCACCTGATCGATCCGGCCACCCCGAACGCGCTGTTCCCCGAACTGCGCTTCACGATCTCCGAGGGAGGCCACGTGTACGCGGCCGCAGCCCCGCCCTCCGGCGTGGCGGACATCCCGCTCACCGGCCCCACCGCGGCGGGCGCCGACCGGGTGCTCGACGTCGAGGTCAGCCTGCCGGCCGACGCTCCGGCGACGGTGACCGGGGTCGTGACGCCCATCCAGCTCATGTTCACGGGGGTCAACCTGTGAGCGGGCGCCGCCGCCTCATCCCCGGCGTCGCGGGCCGCCGGGGTGCGCTCGCCGCGACGGGCCTGCTGGCGGTCAGCGTGGCCCTCGCACTGTCGGCCGTCCAGACCACCTCGGCCGCCTTCACCGACCAGTCGGCTCCCGGCCTCGGGACCGGCGGCGCGGTGGGCGGCGGCTACAACATCGCCTTCCTCGACTCCGGCGGGGCCGTCCAGGAGGGCGACCCCACTCCGTTCGCGCTCGACACCTCCGGGAGCGGGACCATCGCGGTGGACGCGTCGGCCGGCGTCGACATGAGGGTCGTCACCACGACCGCCGCCACCGGGCCGGTGCGGCTGACGCTCTACAACGCGTACGCCGGCAGCCGGCCGGCCGATCCCGGGGGCACCGGTCCCGGCGCCGATCCGTACGACTATGCGCTGTACACGATCTCCGTGGACGGCGCGGTCGTCCAGACCGCGGCGACCGCCGCCGCGATCGACTCGTCGCCGCCCGTCATCACAGGCTGGACCCAGTCCGTCCCGAAGACGATCCAGGTCCAGGTGTCCCTGCCGCACGCCGTCGGCAACGCGTACGTGTTCAACCGCACCCTGGTGCTCGGCGTCCGATTCGACGGGAGCACCTCGTGAGGCGCGTCGCCGTGGTCGCGGCCGCAGCGCTGCTCGCCGTCGGCGGCGTGCTGCCGGCCGCCGGCGCCGCGCACGCGGCGGACCTCGTGACCGTCCAGATGCCCGGCCCCGGCCACCGGACGACGTGGTCGACCACGGTCCAGAACCCGGCGTCCTCCACCGCGACGGTCGTCCTCGCCGTGGCGGACGTCGGCGGCCCCGCGTCGCAGCTCGACGACGAGCTCCAGGTCAGCGTCCGGGTGGACGGCGCCACCGTGATCGCACAGACGCCGCTGCGCCGGCTGACGGGAGGCGCGCCGGTCCCGCTCGGGACGGTGGCCGCCGGAGGCGCGAAGACCGTCTCGGGCGACGTGCTCCTCTCCTCGGCGGCCGGCAACGACTACCAGGGCCTGAGCGCGCAGTTCACGCTCCGGCTCAGCTCCGTCGAATCGCAGGCGCCGCCGCCGCTCGCCGACACCGGCCTCACCGTGATCGGGGTCGGCGTCCCGCTCGCCCTCATCGCCCTGGGCGTCCTGCTCCGCCTCCGTCGCCGAAAGCCGAGGGAACAGCTATGAAGAAGAGAACGCACCGCGTCGCGGGCGTCGCGGCTCTGGCCGTGACGCTGGTGGCCCTGGCCTTCGCCCCGTTGGCCGCCGTCCCCTCGACCACGGCCGCGTACACCGACACCGCTGCGGCGGAGACGTCCCCGACCCAGACGCCGCTGCTCACCCAGACGACGCGGATGACTCCGACGAGCACCTACCTGGAGAACACCGCGACCGCCCTCCAGGACGACGGCACCCTGTGGGTGTGGGGCTTCCGCGGCAACGGCCTCGCCGGGAACGGCACGCTGACCGTCCCGTCCACCGCGCCACCCAGTCCCGTGGTCCTGCCGAACGACGGCTACACCGGCACGGACCACCGCTACATCGTGAAGGTCGCCGGGACGAGCCTCGACAACTACTACCCGACCGACATCAACTACACCGGGCTCGCGGCGCTCTCCGACGACGGCCGGGTCTACACCTGGGGCGGCAGCAGCACGAACAACATCATGGGACGGCCGAGCACGCCGATCCCGTACACGCAGCCCGGGCCGGTCGCCATCCCGGGGACCGTCGTCGACCTCCGCTCCACCTCCAGCGTGCTCCTGGCGCTGACCAGCACCGGGGACCTCTACACCTGGGGGTACGCGGAGGGACGCGGCATCACCGGGCAGGGCACCGCGACGGCATCCTCGCCTGCGCCGTCGCTCATCCTGTCGGGCGTGCACAGCATCGGCGCCGGGATGTGGAACGGCTGGGCGATCCGCGGGAACTTCGACGCGAGCGACCCGAACACGGGGGTGTTCTGGTGGGGCTGGGCGAACGCCGGATCGGCCTACGCCTCCGACCCGTCCGGCGACAGCCTGGGGGTGAGCCGGTACACCCCCTTCCGATCGAACGTCCTCTCGGTCTACGCCCAGACCGGCTGCGATTCGGTCGGCGTCGTGATGGGGTCGGCGGCCGACCAGTGCCTCATCCGATCGATGACCGGCCACTACTACGGCAACCAGGTGAACGTCCAGGGGCAGCTGCTGACCTGGGGCGACGCGACGAACTACGGCACCGGCCGTGCCTACGTCTCCGGGCCGGTCAGCGCCACCCCGCTAATTCTGGCGATGCCGAACGACGACCCCGTCACCGCGGTCGCCCCGACCCAGGACTACGTGCAGGTGCGCGGCGCGTCCGGCCAGGTGTACATCTACGGCCGGTACTCGTTCGGGCGCGGGCCCGACCCCACGCAGGGCACACCCTCGCTGACCAACCTCGTGACGCCCGCCCAGATCCTCCCGCTCGGCAGCGCCGTCACCGCCCTCGGCGGGTTCGGCTACTCCGGGACAGCGCTGAACGCGGACGGCTCGTTCGTGTCCTGGGGCGGCGGTACGGCCGGCGGT of Leifsonia shinshuensis contains these proteins:
- a CDS encoding MFS transporter — translated: MATEKMTSLQLRVLLIAILASFVAFLDGAVINVALPAIDRELGGGLPLQQWVVDAYLVTLGSLILIAGSLSDVFGRKRILYVGLIGFAITSLLCAFAPTGVFLVLSRALQGVAGALLVPSSLAIIISRFEGPAQAKAIGRWTAWTGIAMIAGPVVGGFFVDALSWRWVFVINVVPIAVTLVLMMTLGDTDKGTGGRVDILGAVLGSVGLAGTVFALIEQGAYGWGSPRVWIPFVVGVLSLAAFFFAETRVKQPMLPLGLFSVHNFWVGNLATAFVYGALSFGPLMVTLFLQQVAGFSAFVAGFVFIPSTLCMLLLSSYFGGLAGKYGPRFFMAVGPIVASVGFLWLLMIGPVVNYWLELLPAVLLFGVGLSMTVAPLTSAILGSIHPGQAGIGSAVNNAVARIAGLLTVAMAGIVVGQKLDVDGMHRAMLATAGLLIVGGVVSAIGIRNHEPAAEPIKTAVE
- a CDS encoding DUF6186 family protein, yielding MRWVTIGGFVLCGLLILALVVQSRRRPDRIAPLGSLLDRVMADRAARVTILLFWWWIGWHFLVTPPTA
- a CDS encoding LCP family protein, with the protein product MTDEPPRRLRVRGPAPVRHGRLPRRRPVTAVFQLLAAVVAVVLVSGASVAAYAVWDVARSVKHGVALVTLPGHTTIPQDIPNVAALPGGVNLLLAGTDSRSGLGGVYSSAAEQDASSGEGNNDVTMLLHIAEDHKSMVVVSFPRDLMVRIPTCPTPDGKGTVSGSSYAMFNTALSRGGLACVVLTVEKLTGVTIPFGAVINFDGVSAMSTAVGGVTVCLASKVKDDYTNPPLDLPAGQSTLVGDEALSFLRSRHGVGDGSDLGRISNQQVFLSALARKIVSGGVLGNPVQLYALAKAAVQNITPSDTLTNPTTLVEIALALKDTGLQNMVFLQYPAVTDPDDVNRVVPDEEASTAVNQALVNDQPVMLTGTTGRAAEDPNATATPTPAPAPSQTPTGAATTAPPVGASGTPAPTGASGTVELPKSVTGQTAAQQTCTKGNN